From Calothrix sp. PCC 6303, a single genomic window includes:
- a CDS encoding TetR/AcrR family transcriptional regulator: protein MEPSRRASIGLEKRERTRRSLIEAAYRVFARKEADAVTIDDIIAEAAVARGTFYNYFQTREDVLKAVAASLSDDMNQKIWAQYAMIDDPAERMAIAIRQFLHQAIRDSTWGWVIVRIGLVAAPLSETIERGVMTDLQAGIRLKRFQVDNEKAAIDLILGTGLMAMRSILEGHTQPDYPEHITKLILKTLGIGDADAIAFKPLESLPS, encoded by the coding sequence ATGGAGCCATCGCGTCGAGCATCAATTGGTTTAGAAAAACGGGAACGGACGAGAAGGAGTCTAATTGAGGCAGCCTATCGGGTATTTGCTCGAAAAGAAGCAGATGCCGTTACTATTGACGACATCATTGCTGAAGCAGCAGTGGCGAGGGGTACTTTTTATAACTACTTCCAAACAAGGGAGGATGTGCTTAAAGCTGTTGCTGCATCCCTGAGTGATGATATGAATCAGAAGATTTGGGCGCAGTACGCTATGATTGATGACCCTGCCGAAAGGATGGCGATCGCAATTCGCCAATTTTTGCATCAGGCAATTCGGGATTCCACTTGGGGATGGGTGATTGTCCGAATTGGATTGGTGGCAGCTCCATTGAGTGAAACAATTGAAAGGGGAGTGATGACGGATTTGCAGGCTGGTATCAGGTTGAAGCGTTTTCAAGTTGATAACGAAAAGGCTGCAATTGATTTAATTTTGGGAACGGGACTGATGGCTATGCGTAGTATTCTCGAAGGGCATACACAGCCTGATTATCCTGAACATATTACCAAACTCATTTTAAAGACATTGGGGATTGGGGATGCTGATGCGATCGCTTTCAAACCTTTAGAATCACTACCAAGTTAA
- a CDS encoding IS5 family transposase (programmed frameshift) → MYRKIENPPTPIEKFELPFEGQLAEDNRWVIMANFIPWSEFEDEYAQQFRIEMGAPAKSFRTAIRALIIKERLGLSDRETVEQIRENPYLQYFIGLNKYSNEAPFEASMLVHFRQRIDIELVNRMNQSMVKNSREEESEEANEKKLLFLEEKKKLNEERNQGKLKLDATCIPADIKYPTDLGLLNEAREQTEEIIDILYEELDDNENKKPRTYRNTARKEYLDVAKKRRPSKKQRRKAVKKQLGYLKRNLAHIDRLIAVGAKLEWLSSQKYKILLVVNQVYRQQLFMYENSLSRVDDRIVSLTQPHVRPIVRGKAGSSVEFGAKLSASCYEEYVFLDRISWDNFNESDDLKEQVEAFKAATGYYPESVHVDQIYRNKENRKWCKERGIRISGPALGRPAKNISTETKKQAQLDERDRNCIEGKFGEAKRRYSLARLMTKLSNTSETAIAITFLVMNLGALLRRIIMTFFCIYFRKYCIYPVFRFG, encoded by the exons ATGTATAGAAAAATTGAGAACCCACCCACCCCAATAGAAAAGTTTGAATTGCCATTTGAGGGGCAATTGGCAGAGGATAATAGGTGGGTAATTATGGCTAATTTCATTCCTTGGTCAGAATTTGAAGATGAATATGCCCAACAATTTAGGATTGAAATGGGGGCACCGGCAAAGTCATTTCGGACAGCTATCAGAGCTTTAATAATCAAGGAGAGATTGGGATTAAGCGATAGAGAGACAGTAGAACAAATAAGAGAGAATCCTTATTTACAGTATTTTATAGGGTTGAATAAGTATAGCAATGAAGCACCATTTGAAGCGTCGATGCTAGTTCATTTTAGACAAAGAATAGATATAGAATTAGTTAATAGAATGAATCAGAGTATGGTCAAAAATAGTCGAGAAGAAGAAAGTGAAGAAGCAAATGAAAAAAAGTTATTATTCTTGGAGGAGAAGAAGAAAT TAAATGAAGAAAGAAATCAAGGTAAATTAAAATTAGATGCAACCTGTATACCAGCAGATATTAAATATCCGACAGATTTAGGATTATTGAACGAGGCGAGAGAGCAAACAGAAGAAATAATAGATATTCTGTATGAAGAATTAGATGACAACGAAAATAAAAAACCCAGAACTTACAGAAATACAGCTAGAAAAGAATATCTCGACGTAGCGAAAAAACGACGACCATCGAAAAAACAAAGAAGAAAAGCAGTAAAGAAACAACTAGGATACCTGAAAAGAAACTTAGCACATATAGATAGATTAATAGCAGTCGGAGCCAAGCTAGAGTGGTTAAGTAGCCAAAAATATAAAATACTATTAGTGGTAAATCAAGTATACCGACAACAGTTATTCATGTATGAAAATAGTCTTTCTCGTGTTGACGATAGAATCGTGAGTTTAACACAACCTCATGTCCGTCCAATTGTAAGGGGAAAAGCTGGTTCATCAGTGGAATTTGGAGCCAAGTTATCAGCTAGTTGTTACGAAGAATATGTATTTTTAGACCGGATTAGTTGGGATAATTTTAATGAATCAGATGATTTAAAAGAACAAGTAGAAGCATTTAAAGCTGCAACAGGATACTATCCAGAATCAGTGCATGTAGATCAGATTTATCGAAACAAAGAGAATAGAAAATGGTGTAAAGAAAGAGGAATCAGAATTAGTGGTCCAGCATTAGGACGACCAGCAAAAAATATTAGTACAGAAACTAAAAAGCAGGCACAATTAGATGAGAGAGACCGTAATTGTATTGAAGGAAAGTTTGGAGAAGCAAAAAGAAGATATAGCCTTGCTCGATTGATGACCAAACTTTCTAATACTTCAGAAACAGCCATTGCTATAACTTTTCTAGTCATGAATCTTGGAGCATTACTGCGGCGGATTATTATGACTTTTTTTTGTATCTATTTTAGGAAATACTGCATTTACCCTGTTTTTAGATTTGGATGA
- a CDS encoding transposase family protein, translated as MFNQQALFNEQQNFQGDKGYQGGKNITTPYKKKKKQELSEEQKTENKILSSQRIFVEHLIRIVKIFQIASQRFRLNSDVYNEIILTVCGLVRLRIGTLIL; from the coding sequence ATCTTTAATCAGCAAGCCCTATTTAATGAACAGCAAAACTTTCAAGGAGATAAAGGATACCAAGGTGGTAAAAATATTACGACTCCTTATAAGAAAAAAAAGAAACAAGAATTAAGTGAAGAACAAAAAACAGAAAATAAGATTTTATCGAGTCAACGTATATTCGTAGAACATTTAATAAGAATAGTTAAAATATTTCAAATAGCATCTCAAAGATTTAGGCTGAATTCTGACGTTTATAATGAAATAATTTTAACTGTATGTGGACTGGTTCGATTGCGAATAGGAACTTTAATTTTATGA
- a CDS encoding Coq4 family protein, with protein MMQFNPNPSANLDVQRQIQYPVGNGFKSFFARAIIFKSFVSMLLGDNSLQTVGDMVDGLLQTPAYDLTAQHLKQYPACAALICDRYIPPAHDLEALLTYPQDSLGYIYAATMKKAGFDPNLHAGMAAESDAHYVELRLSQTHDIWHIITRHVLKLAS; from the coding sequence ATGATGCAATTTAATCCCAATCCATCTGCTAACCTTGACGTTCAACGGCAGATACAATATCCAGTAGGCAATGGTTTCAAGTCATTTTTTGCACGAGCAATCATTTTTAAGTCATTCGTTTCTATGCTGTTAGGGGACAATAGTCTGCAAACGGTAGGCGACATGGTGGACGGGTTATTACAAACCCCTGCCTACGATTTGACTGCCCAACACTTAAAACAATATCCGGCTTGTGCAGCGTTGATATGCGATCGCTATATTCCCCCAGCCCATGATCTTGAAGCATTACTCACCTATCCCCAAGATTCCTTGGGCTACATCTATGCAGCCACAATGAAGAAAGCGGGTTTTGACCCTAATCTCCATGCGGGAATGGCGGCAGAATCCGATGCCCACTATGTCGAACTACGACTAAGCCAAACCCACGATATCTGGCATATCATCACTAGACACGTCCTAAAACTCGCAAGCTAA
- a CDS encoding TetR/AcrR family transcriptional regulator, whose amino-acid sequence MAESSSSSSGMRRKPRQARSQERVSRILDVAEELFIVEGYTATTTNAIATRAQVPIGSLYQFFPDKTAILKAIALRYGELLHQKFAAFDGVELAKLPLSTYVEKLIDTADQFFTDNPGYHAIFMEVQGTIPELEEIEEAADAQLIQDLLTSLSQRDSTLEPADYEAIAFVLVKAIGMLLWLSLSQEIRLRQRLVAETKRFTLNYLQSYFPSDSLPATTEAD is encoded by the coding sequence ATGGCAGAAAGTTCATCAAGCTCTTCTGGAATGCGACGCAAGCCCCGTCAAGCCCGCAGTCAGGAACGGGTGAGCAGAATTTTAGATGTGGCAGAAGAACTGTTTATTGTTGAGGGTTACACCGCGACAACGACCAATGCGATCGCCACACGCGCTCAGGTGCCGATTGGCTCGCTCTACCAATTTTTCCCAGACAAGACAGCCATTCTCAAAGCCATTGCCTTGCGCTATGGGGAACTACTACATCAAAAGTTTGCAGCCTTCGATGGGGTTGAGTTGGCAAAACTTCCCCTATCTACTTACGTGGAAAAATTGATTGATACAGCCGATCAATTTTTTACTGATAATCCAGGCTACCACGCTATTTTCATGGAGGTTCAGGGGACGATACCTGAATTGGAGGAAATCGAAGAGGCTGCCGATGCTCAACTAATTCAGGATTTGCTAACATCCTTATCTCAACGCGATTCAACCTTAGAACCTGCGGATTATGAAGCGATCGCCTTTGTGTTGGTAAAAGCTATCGGCATGTTACTGTGGCTATCTCTTAGTCAAGAAATACGGTTACGGCAGCGTCTGGTGGCAGAAACGAAACGGTTCACCTTAAACTATCTGCAAAGCTATTTTCCATCAGACTCATTACCAGCAACTACTGAAGCGGACTGA
- a CDS encoding tyrosine-type recombinase/integrase: MLHSEVRNVGCNWAVKSQLIDDNPFEDMASDIKLPKGDAEETDINPFSLEERDRIIRAFKENRYYKYYAPLIEFLFITGCRPSEAVALQWKHIVLDFTMIRFEQAVVVSQSGLTCKPGLKTQKKRIFPINNRLAGLLKSIQPVDVSGEAKVFPSPEGKWIDMHNLSGRAWKVVVQSLDGVEYRKLYQTRHTFITMALKNGVDVKDVATMVGNSPEIIYRHYAGQSRELFLPEF; encoded by the coding sequence ATGCTACATTCTGAAGTGCGGAATGTGGGTTGTAATTGGGCTGTGAAATCTCAATTGATTGATGATAATCCGTTTGAGGATATGGCAAGTGATATTAAATTGCCGAAGGGTGATGCTGAGGAGACGGATATTAATCCTTTTTCTTTGGAGGAACGCGATCGCATCATCCGAGCATTCAAGGAAAATCGTTATTACAAATACTACGCACCGTTGATTGAATTTCTTTTCATCACAGGTTGCCGACCATCAGAAGCTGTGGCTTTGCAGTGGAAGCATATTGTGTTGGACTTTACGATGATTCGGTTTGAGCAAGCGGTGGTGGTTTCCCAGTCGGGATTGACTTGTAAACCAGGTTTGAAGACGCAGAAAAAGCGAATTTTTCCAATTAATAATCGTTTGGCTGGATTGTTAAAATCCATCCAACCCGTTGATGTGTCGGGTGAAGCAAAGGTGTTTCCATCACCTGAAGGTAAGTGGATAGATATGCATAACCTCAGTGGACGAGCTTGGAAGGTTGTAGTGCAAAGCCTTGATGGTGTTGAGTACAGAAAACTTTACCAAACTCGCCATACATTTATTACGATGGCTTTGAAGAATGGGGTGGATGTGAAGGATGTGGCAACGATGGTGGGTAATTCACCAGAGATTATTTACCGCCATTATGCGGGGCAAAGTCGGGAGCTTTTCTTGCCGGAGTTTTAG
- a CDS encoding IS1634 family transposase, translated as MSPTSIAEIKNIDHLGIVAGLIDEIGIVETINSKLGVDSREKITAGVLVKAVLINGLGFVSRPLYLFKQFFDDKAIELLLGEGVESNYLNDDKIGRVMDDLYKYGLNNLFIEIVLSVIKKFKIDTKYSHLDATSFHLHGKYKREMNQEKEEEITKERPIFITKGYSRDHRPDLKQCVLDLITSSDGDIPLLMRAGDGNEADKAVFGKILIEFKKQIVFDSIMVCDSALYSQENLKLIENLKWISRVPMTIKKAQELVQSVNTEEMEEIEEIETEEKEIETEEKKKKTYQDLDGYKWKEEIVNYGGIKQIWLIVESQKRKDSDLEKLDKKLIKEKDKVEKLLKELKREDFETPEQARYKLKGINKKLKFHEIKEANFIESKSKNNKTIYKMEGVSYEKPEEIEIQRKEAGRFILATNLVNDDDKLKPEEIITTYKNQQSCERGFRFLKDPLFFADSFFLENPERIETMLFLMSLCLLVYNLGQRELRNSLKRIKIGIKNQLGKLTLSPTLRWVFQCFQGIHFLMLDGLNQIVNLTSERHFILSCLPSSCQKYYLLS; from the coding sequence ATGTCACCAACTTCAATTGCAGAAATTAAAAATATAGATCATCTCGGAATAGTAGCTGGGCTAATTGATGAAATAGGAATAGTTGAAACAATTAATTCCAAATTAGGAGTAGACTCCCGTGAGAAGATTACAGCAGGAGTATTGGTAAAAGCTGTTTTAATCAATGGATTAGGATTTGTATCAAGACCTTTATATTTATTCAAGCAGTTTTTTGATGATAAAGCAATTGAATTATTATTGGGAGAAGGTGTAGAAAGTAATTATCTCAACGACGATAAAATTGGAAGAGTCATGGATGATTTATATAAATATGGATTGAATAATTTATTTATAGAAATTGTCCTATCAGTAATTAAGAAATTTAAAATAGATACAAAATACTCACATTTAGATGCAACTTCATTTCATTTACACGGGAAGTATAAAAGAGAAATGAATCAAGAAAAAGAAGAAGAAATCACTAAAGAAAGACCAATATTCATAACCAAAGGATATTCTCGTGACCATAGACCAGATTTAAAGCAATGTGTTTTAGATTTAATCACGAGTAGTGATGGAGATATACCATTATTAATGAGAGCAGGAGATGGGAACGAAGCAGATAAAGCAGTATTTGGAAAAATCTTAATAGAATTTAAAAAACAAATAGTTTTTGACAGTATTATGGTCTGTGACAGCGCATTATATAGCCAAGAGAATCTCAAATTAATTGAGAATTTAAAATGGATAAGTCGAGTGCCGATGACGATTAAGAAAGCACAAGAATTAGTTCAGTCTGTAAATACAGAGGAGATGGAAGAGATAGAGGAGATAGAAACAGAAGAAAAGGAGATAGAAACGGAAGAAAAGAAGAAAAAGACATATCAAGATTTAGACGGATACAAGTGGAAAGAAGAAATAGTTAATTATGGTGGTATTAAACAAATTTGGCTAATAGTAGAAAGTCAAAAAAGAAAAGATAGCGATTTAGAAAAGCTAGATAAAAAGCTAATAAAAGAAAAAGATAAAGTTGAAAAGTTGCTTAAAGAGTTAAAAAGAGAAGATTTTGAAACTCCAGAGCAAGCACGATATAAACTAAAAGGTATCAATAAAAAGCTAAAATTCCATGAAATTAAAGAAGCTAATTTTATTGAAAGTAAATCAAAAAATAATAAAACTATTTATAAAATGGAAGGAGTAAGTTATGAAAAACCCGAAGAAATAGAAATACAAAGAAAGGAAGCTGGAAGGTTTATTTTAGCAACTAACCTAGTTAATGACGACGATAAATTAAAACCAGAAGAAATTATTACGACTTATAAAAATCAACAGTCTTGTGAACGAGGATTTAGATTTCTAAAAGACCCCTTGTTTTTTGCAGATAGTTTTTTTCTTGAAAACCCTGAAAGAATCGAAACTATGCTATTTTTAATGTCTTTATGTTTGCTAGTCTATAACCTTGGTCAAAGGGAACTGAGAAATAGCTTAAAAAGAATCAAAATCGGAATCAAGAATCAATTAGGAAAACTAACTTTATCTCCGACATTAAGATGGGTATTTCAATGTTTTCAAGGAATTCATTTTTTAATGTTAGATGGTCTTAATCAAATTGTTAATTTAACATCAGAACGTCATTTTATTTTGAGTTGTCTGCCCTCATCTTGTCAAAAATATTATTTACTTTCTTAA
- a CDS encoding Arm DNA-binding domain-containing protein — MSSQRKASKGTVQIKTSNDRLQLVFSFGGKRHYLSTGFTDTKANRKLAEMKSRQIELDILCNNFDVTLERYKPQSQQVVFTPSVTPVVESYASLADLWDSYTEYKRSSLSPSTLAKDYHKIYRCINVHLPVKTLDKAIAIRDWLIANKSPLSSKKILTQFSACCNPHSALQFEVQKDYK; from the coding sequence GTGAGTTCGCAACGCAAAGCCTCTAAGGGTACTGTTCAAATCAAAACCTCGAACGATCGCCTGCAATTAGTTTTCAGTTTTGGGGGTAAACGGCATTATCTCTCAACCGGGTTTACCGATACCAAAGCCAACCGCAAGCTGGCTGAAATGAAGTCTCGGCAAATCGAGTTGGATATTCTCTGCAACAATTTCGATGTGACGTTGGAAAGGTACAAACCCCAATCCCAGCAGGTTGTGTTTACACCATCAGTTACACCAGTTGTTGAGAGTTATGCTTCTCTAGCGGATTTGTGGGACAGTTACACCGAATATAAGCGATCGAGTTTATCGCCCAGCACTTTGGCGAAGGATTACCATAAAATTTATCGCTGTATTAATGTTCACCTCCCGGTGAAAACTTTAGATAAAGCGATCGCAATTCGAGATTGGTTGATTGCCAATAAAAGTCCGTTATCTTCCAAAAAAATCCTGACTCAATTTTCGGCTTGTTGTAACCCACATTCCGCACTTCAATTTGAAGTACAAAAAGATTACAAGTAA
- a CDS encoding type II toxin-antitoxin system RelE/ParE family toxin — MAWEVLFHEEFEPEFYELPQEAQDELLAYAKLLECESPHLKRPHADTLNSSSYDNVKELRFKAAGGVWRVAFAFDLKRQGILLVAGDKAGTSQKRFYKQLIAKADKRFGEHLSRLQE, encoded by the coding sequence ATGGCGTGGGAAGTTTTATTTCATGAAGAATTTGAGCCTGAGTTCTATGAACTTCCTCAAGAAGCTCAAGATGAATTGCTGGCTTATGCAAAATTACTTGAATGCGAGAGTCCACATCTTAAAAGACCTCACGCTGATACACTCAATAGTTCTTCGTATGACAATGTGAAGGAACTTCGGTTTAAAGCGGCAGGTGGAGTATGGCGAGTAGCTTTTGCTTTTGACCTAAAGCGTCAAGGAATTTTACTCGTGGCTGGAGATAAAGCAGGAACTAGCCAAAAGCGATTTTATAAACAACTTATCGCAAAAGCTGATAAACGATTTGGGGAACATTTAAGTCGATTGCAAGAATAA
- a CDS encoding XRE family transcriptional regulator → MAKNLNEIMQNLPRDRVQKIEARAAELIAEYMTLQDVRKARELTQERMGELLGIRQDSISKLEKRTDLLLSTLRGYLNAMGGELELVVKFSDRPPVIITGLAELDDEDYET, encoded by the coding sequence ATGGCAAAGAATCTCAATGAAATAATGCAAAATCTGCCACGCGATCGCGTTCAAAAAATCGAAGCACGGGCAGCTGAGTTAATTGCTGAATATATGACACTTCAGGATGTAAGAAAAGCAAGAGAACTTACCCAAGAGCGGATGGGAGAATTATTGGGGATTCGTCAGGATAGTATCTCAAAGCTGGAAAAGCGTACCGATCTTCTGCTTTCAACTCTACGGGGCTATTTGAATGCAATGGGAGGTGAGCTTGAACTGGTTGTCAAATTCTCCGATCGCCCACCTGTTATAATTACTGGGCTTGCAGAGCTTGATGATGAAGATTACGAAACTTAA